The genomic window AAAATTTGAGGAACTTGTGAGGAAATGGCTTACAGGAGAAATTTTTTTTGGCGATAAAATCTCTAATTATTTCTCTGTGCCTTAGTGTCTCTGTGGTTGAAAAGCTCTTGATTTCACCACAGAAACCCTAAGGCACAGAGAGTAGAGCGGGAAATATTCTCCTCACAACTTCCTCAAATTTTCCTCTTAACTTCAAAAATGAATGTCTCTAGGCTGTAGTCCCCAAATTTCTGAGGACAAAACGATGAACAAGAGAAACTTTGCAACTATAGATGGTAATGAGGCTGTGGCTCAAGTTGTCTATCGATGGCTAAATGTATCAAGTTGTGAGGGTGTAGAAGTTTAGAGTTTTGCAACCTACACCATACATTCGTTAACTTGATTGAGATGTTAATTTTATAACATAACCAGGAAATATATCAACATGGACTTAACAACTAGTTATATGGGGATGAAGCTGCGATCGCCACTCGTGCCGTCAGCATCTCCCCTGACGGGCGAAATTGATAGTATTGTGTGGATGGAAGATGCTGGTGCAGGTGCGATCGTACTTCCTTCGCTGTTTGAAGAACAGTTAAGCATGGAAAGTCACGAACTGCATCATCATCTGACCTATGGGACAGAAAGTTTTGCTGAGTCTTTAAGCTATTTCCCCGAACCTGAAAACTTTCGTCTTGGGCCTGACGAATATCTAGAGTTGATTTATAAAACCAAAGAAAAGGTAAAAATTCCCATTATCGCCAGCCTCAACGGTTCTTCACTAGATGGCTGGACTGACTACGCCAGAATGATTGAACAAGCTGGTGCGGCAGCGTTGGAATTGAATATTTACACTGTACATACTGATCCACAACTGACAAGCGAACAGATAGAGCAGAGCTATATCAATATGTTAAAGGTAGTTAAAGCTGCCGTATCCATTCCTGTAGCTGTTAAGCTCAGTCCTTATTTTACCAATATGGCAAACATGGCCAAGCGTTTCGATGATGCCGGGGCTGATGCTTTGGTATTATTTAACCGCTTTTACCAGCCAGATATCAACCTAGAAACCCTAGAGGTAAAGCCTCATGTACTCTTAAGCACCCCCCAAGCCATGCGTTTACCTCTGCGCTGGATTGCCATTCTTTATGGTCGGATCAATGCTAACTTAGCTGCTACCAGTGGTATTCATACTGCCCATGATGTTATCAAGATGCTCATGGCTGGGGCAAACATCACCATGCTGTGTTCTGTTTTATTACGGCATGGTATCAACCATATTCGGTGTATAGAAGAAGAAATGCGCGAATGGATGGAAAAACACGAATACGAATCTTTACAACAGCTTCAAGGTAGCATGAGCCAGAAAAACTGTCCTAACCCCAGTGCCTTTGAACGCGCTCAATATATGCGAGCTTTGCAAACCTATAAACCAGAATGGGGCAGAATTTACGAGCCGTCTAATTATCATGGATAGGGGATAGGGGACTGGGGGTGTAGGGGTGTAGGGGTGTAGGGGTGTAGGGGTGTAGGGGTGTAGGGGTGTAGGGGTGTAGGGGTGTAGGGGTGTAGGGGTGTAGGGGTGTAGGGGTGTAGGGGTGTAGGGGTGTAGGGGTGTAGGAGAGACAAGGGAGACAGCAAGTCATATCCAATGCCCAATCCCCTAATTACGAATTACGAATTACGTTAGCAGAGCGGGGCGTTAGCCCATTACGAATTATTTACTATGCGTAAACGAATTGGCATTCTAACTAGCGGCGGT from Nostoc sp. UHCC 0870 includes these protein-coding regions:
- a CDS encoding dihydroorotate dehydrogenase-like protein, producing MDLTTSYMGMKLRSPLVPSASPLTGEIDSIVWMEDAGAGAIVLPSLFEEQLSMESHELHHHLTYGTESFAESLSYFPEPENFRLGPDEYLELIYKTKEKVKIPIIASLNGSSLDGWTDYARMIEQAGAAALELNIYTVHTDPQLTSEQIEQSYINMLKVVKAAVSIPVAVKLSPYFTNMANMAKRFDDAGADALVLFNRFYQPDINLETLEVKPHVLLSTPQAMRLPLRWIAILYGRINANLAATSGIHTAHDVIKMLMAGANITMLCSVLLRHGINHIRCIEEEMREWMEKHEYESLQQLQGSMSQKNCPNPSAFERAQYMRALQTYKPEWGRIYEPSNYHG